In the Ictalurus furcatus strain D&B chromosome 13, Billie_1.0, whole genome shotgun sequence genome, gagtttgtggaggcttttttttttttttcaaaatttgcaatatAATTtgtgagttttttgtgctttttttttttttttgcggaaaactgctttaattgtcgaaattgcaattgcagaaaattcttttgcatggtctttcactgtgatgtttgttggcaaatgagaccccttttagctgtgctcatgttcgacacacgggGATCAAAGAGGACTGTCTTTTAATGAtatcacatgacatgtcttggcccaaatctgcagaagatctgcggtcattttgaaacattgcaagctcctcctaATACTGCAGAGTTTCCGTGATTtcgcattcatttctgtgatcgtgAAGTCCTGGAGGGACTATTAAATGCCATAAAACTCTACAGTAGCACAAGGAGTAAATTAGTTGTTGAAGCACTCATTAGGAGGTTTATACAGGTTGCCTAATTTAAAAAGTAGACcgtcccatttttttttttttaactgtgtcCCTTGAAACAAAGCTTTTGCAACATTTTCTACACTAGCGTAcaattaataatataatgttcAAATTTCATATACATCACCACTCATCTAATGTCCATCCAGAAATAAATACAGCTGACACAACTATAACACCAGtacactatttggccaaaagtttgtggacacccgaccatcacacccatacgtgggTCTTCcataaactgttgccacaaatttgaaagtatacaattgtataggacgtctttgtatgctgtagaattaagaagacatggtttgtcaaggttggcgtggaagaactcaagtggcctccACACAACCCTGAccacaaccccactgaacacatctgggatgaactggaactggagtctcctctcccgacatcagtgcccgacctcactaatgctcttgtggctgaatgaacacaaatccccacagccacgatCGAAAATAGAGCGGAAAGCCTtgagagtgtgatggtcaggtgtgggtatataatatatatatatatatatatatatatacacacacatacatacacacacacatacacacactgtatatacacataaaacTGTTCAGTAAAAATTAGCTAACGTGTAAAAGTAGTATATTAGACATGAGGGCACTTATATAATACtgtaacaaaagcatttccacACAGTGTAAAATGACTAGTTAAAGAACTTTGTTCTTCAAGTTTTATCACAAAACCCTCGCTTGTGTCGGTGGAGTGATGGATCCATGATAACAGCATAAATAACAAACAGCACATTCTACTCTTTTTCCACCAGGTGTCTTTCGTATCGCTGTAATAACTGGTCAGAAACCGTAAATGTTGGCGCCTCTGAACGTTGCATGTAAACAGTATGCAGACCTCACCCATTGATAAATCAGCTTGCCCCATTCTTCAGGTCTTCGCCACATGATTAAACagcgtgttttgtttttgtccatCCATTCCAGGTTCCCTGTGGTCACAAGCAACAGTGACAGTGGTGTTTTAGAAACTCGCATGGACTGCAACCGCTGGACACTGCTGACATTAGACTGTGTTCGGAGGAAATGCAACAGTTCAAAAACGGATTACTGAGCTCCAGCTCACCTTTTTTCCTCAGTTCCTCGAAGACGACTTGTATGGCCTCAACAGAAAGTTTTCCTTAACAACTCAAGTCAAAGTGAATATGCAGAAAGGTTTCAGAAAGGCATTATTCAGACAGTACGAATTTCTATAACCGTCTTGTGATCTCTACACTGGCAGGCCTAATCTTGTTTTATCTTGTATgatcatttctgtttaatatCACTGGCTTTGCTAACAGGATCCCCAGCGCATATAAGATTGACATAACCCTTTCAAATTCAATATACCCTCACTTGACAAAGTGCTGCCAATTTAGTGactgtgttttatatttaaaaaaaagttagcgaCTGTCCTGCACTGGAAATGTTCATTCTTCATtctctgaggacaatttccattcATATGACGTCACTGCTCGAGGGAACAGATGAAATCTGTCCCACATTGAAATAGTCGCTTGTCAACTGTATGATTGTTTTTGAGTATTTCCAACAGCCAGttcttcattctcattaataaattagAACGCGCTCTGAcgccaacttcctggcatgctggggtttGCGAAGAAAAgactttcactgtgctgtactgtataggtgaccaataaagactcattatcattaaagtATTGAGAGGACAATTCGGTtagcctgtttttatttatatctgtgtatttctgtaaatatggttcattttgtagatttgatgATTCACACAATATCACGATACTTCAGCTGATACAGTATCGTTAGATACGTTTATGATATGGTGACAACTCTCCTACACACGATGAGAAAAGATGAGTACAGGAAAGGTTTGTAGGAATGAGAGAAATGCTGGGACAAGTGTATCGCATCACAAGGAGAGTACTTGGAAGGGGATTAAACAAGAAATGGCGTAAGTTTTATAACACTTgttagggcccgagcaccgaTGGTGtgaggccctattggatctgctccgtttctTTTTCTCCATGTTTTCAAATGAATCGCATTTTAGAGGGCCTAAACATACCTGAAAACTCACGAAATTTTGCACACACACGTCAGAATGGATGCCAATTTACATCTGATAGGGGTTCCAGACTTGAGTGTTGCAAAATGGTTCAatagcgccacctacaaaatttcaacgaTGTGCGCCTCACGCTACGTTTCACCTAGaaaactcctcctagagatttcatcggATCGAGATCGTATTCGGTCCGTCTCATGTAAAGGCCTGGACGATGCAAAATTGCAAAGCTTTTGGGTTTTCGCCGCACGGCCTGGGCATGGCGCTCTCACAAATTTTGACGGTTcaccatgaaacaggaagttattaTAACTCAAACATGCAATGTCCCATCTGCTCCACACTTCACATGTCTGAaaacatctacatgccaatattcatgtccaatctgctccagACTTCgtctgaagacatctacatgccaatattcagttaaaGTCATTgcgccacctactggcaacCGGAAGTgtcatgttttacactgtgatgCACTCTTatcaacatattaaaatatgtcAACAAGTGGTAAATAATCTAGCAACAGGTTACAccatgctagcaacacttaACTAAGTGCTAATGCATGCTATTAATGCCACGGAACAgaaagttgttataactcaaaacATACCATGTTCAATCTGAATCCGGGCCTAAAGCTATCTACATGCCAatgttcagttatagtcatagcgccacctgctggcaacatgaaattacatgtttacactcctaacaacacgtaataatgtaaaaagtgctaaaaaaaaaataaaataataataataatagtatataaataaatacacacaatggAATGGCATTCCCCCGGCAGAGCAGCCCCAATGTGCGCCGGCCTGTTTATCACTGTTCGCAGCTTtaattgcatatttatttaacaattctGGGAGTTTTGGGGTCCCCCTGTATGTTGTGATCTGGTGACTTTGTGAGCGTGCATTAGCTAATCTCCCCTGAACACAGCAGGCTGGTGGTGGTAGGTGTGTAGTTATTAAAGGATACTCTCAATCTTCTTGTTGTTGAACATGGGGTTCTCCTGCGCCTCCAGCACGTCCACAGTGTAGAGCTTCCGGTGGCGGCAGTAAGACAGTGCCAGTGAGCACCAGGCCGCCAGCTGCTTCTGCCTCGTGTCAGCATTGGGCTGTAATCTAACAACCACAACAACCAGGTATGAGTTTAGCTCTGAGTCACTTCCGCTCCCCTAACCCTGTCCTACAGCTAGtcacagcttttatttacacaGGATACACAGTCCGCTGCCTACCCCCACTTACACTCACTAAAGAGTTCATAATGAAGTCGATGTACTTGTACAAATCAGATATTTATCACTCCTCAGTGCTCTAGAAGCTGGATATTAAACCAGGCTCACTTCCGTAGCATTGAACAAGCAGTGCGGTTCAATCCCAAACAGACCCTTGTTAAACatttagtgcactacatagtgtGTCAAAGACGCTATTTTCACTCGGATGTAGTGCACCTATATAGGGTGCAGACTGCGGTTTGGAatccagcctgagagagagaaactagcCAAGTCTCCTCGCTGTTATACACACATAATGAACTGACGTTACAAAGCCTGTGAGATGTATTTTTGACTCTGTAGTGCTGTTCGCCGGCTTTGTGTACTTACGTGAAAAACGGGGGGAAATTGTACTGCCAGGGCCACTCAAAACTCATCTCCAATACAAATTGTGTCCACTTGCTTTCCAGCTAAACACCGACAAAACGGGCGTTATTTCTAACCCACCTGTATTCAGATAAATCCCGCCCCTAGAGCTGATTGATTGGATAACTATCCAATCACCAAACTGTCTTTCTGAACTATTTGccagagtggaggctgttagcCATTCACAGCGGGCAAGGCAGGTGGCTCGGAATATGGGTGGGGAACAAATAGCGTTATAGTCTGAATGTTTCCGGTATGACAGGATGTGGGAACCAGGTTTCAAGTTAAAAGCCTTTTATGtctttatgaaataaataaattagatgcataattaattttttaaaaagcaaataaatagtaattgtcaaataaaagtttaaataatcgaattttatattttaatcaattttgtaaaattaatttaaataaatttaattgtttattttcactattcatttatttgaaattttcccaaccctggtccaaGAGTATCCCCTGCGCTCCACATTTTAGTGTTAACTCTaattactgtttttgtttgtttgtttgtttgctttgtttcttatttaattgaatgaatataaaattcTGTTGATATATTGGTCCTCCCGACACAAGGAGGCGCTGTGGTCACGTGATCAGCGCTCTCGATGACGCAGACGGCGGGAGTCTAGCAGTGAAGTAAACATTCAGTCCGTCATTGATCAGGATGAACAATGGACATCAGAAATCCTCTGCAGTAAACACACTGTAAAGCTTCTGCACGCCACCGATCAGCCGAACACGCAGGAACATCTTCATGTAGCTCGGTACGGTAACGACTCTCTGGACCTTTATACGCCATTGTAGGTTTTTCTTTAATCTCTCCAACTGTAACGCGGATGTAGGAGAGTGAACACATTACCGGCCTTCTCATGGAAACATCTGTGAACTTAATTCATGTTAGGTGGCCATGCATATATCAGACAACCCGAGTAATCTACCTGTAaacttgtttttgtgtgtgtgtgtgtgcgcgcgcgcgcgcgcgagcgagcgagcgagcgagtgagtgagtgtgtgagtgtgtgagtgtgagtgtgtgtgtgagagagagaggtactgAGATCCTgtgcttcctgtgtgtgtgtgtgtgtgtgtgtgtgagagagagagagagagagagatactgagaTCCTGTCCTTCCTGTGAGCAggtgtgatgcagtgtgtgtgagagtgtgtgtgagagtgtgtgtgagagtgtgtgtgtgtgagagagagagagagatactgagaTCCTGTCCTTCCTGTGAGCAggtgtgatgcagtgtgtgtgtgtgagagtgtgtgtgagagtgtgtgtgagagtgtgtgtgagagtgtgtgtgagagtgtgtgtgagagagtgtgtgagagagagagtgtgtgagagagagagtgtgtgagagagagagtgtgtgtgtgagtgtgggagagagtgGTACTGAGATCCTGTCCTTCCTGTGAGCAggtgtgatgcagtgtgtgtgtgtgtgtgtgtgtgtgtgtgtgtgtgtgtgaggtactGAGATCCTGTCCTTCCTGTGAGCAGGTGTGATGCAGGCCGTGGAGGAAGCGGAGTCCTCGCTCTCGGACAGAGTGGAGGTGATGGGTGTGAGGGAGCAGGAGGACAGATCCACAGAGGAggacacagaaaaagaaagtgaaGAGGCCACTAAAGCTGAGGACACGACAGAGGACGAAAAAGGTATGAAACCACCTGCACACGTTCCTTAAATCCGCACATTTGAATGATGATTACTGCGGACACCGTCGTGTCTTCAGCGGGACGCAAATAAAGACCTCGTTTATCAGGCAGGATACGGACGGATTTATCCATAAATCTTTCCTACGAGCATTTACACAGGAGATGTagtgttcatgaaaatcctgtaagtAACCCTTTCACACCAAACCCGAAACACTCGATCGCCTTCAGCTAATTCACGCCTGCACGATAGGTGGCGCAACCCACTAATCAGCTGATCGTCTTTAaccactgagaagaagaatcGCTTGCATGTTGGCGTGTAGCAGCACCACAACCCAAACTTAAGaagcacagaaaaagaaagaaagtggatTCGGCTGTGACTTTTATCAAAAAGTTCTCTGTTCTCAGACGCCAACGATAACAAGAACTCAACATCCATTCTCCAGTCTTCGGGAATACTCTTCTTCGGTGTTTACACTGCTTCTCTAAACAGCTTTCTGCGCCGTAGCGCCACTCATCTCGCccttttctgtaacagcagcgtCCCCGGGCATGCgatctaaagctcaaatctGACCGAACGGTTCGTTTGATCTCGTCGCTTAATCacgctcagtgtgaaaggcGCTGAAATCTAAACCTCGTCTCGATCGACTTCAGATCTTATAATCTGCATGAATTCCTGCACTTCTATATCTGGAATAaactgtcaagtttaaatagcGTATGTTTATTCCATTTCCAGCGTTTAGCAgaagcccttatccagagtgacgtATAGTTTTTCGGAggctctatcaaaaacacatcctcatgccaGTTCACTCGGGACTAAGAGTAGCATcgagaacattttgtgaaagcCAGTTGTTTTCTATTATTGGCATTCAGTTAAAGAATGTGGGGAAACGAACAAAGTGAGCCAACACAAACGCATAAATGAAGGGTTTGGCAAATAAAAGCTAATCATTCAGTTGTGGAAAGGAAATGACACCTTTATAAACGGGGGATGGGCCGGTCTGTGTGTGCATAGCCGTAAGACGTGAACAAatgcctcttcttcttcttcttcttcctcattattattattattattattattattattattattattattattattattattattatggcgcatggttagcacgttcgcctcacacctccagggtcgggggttcgattcccaccgtgaccctgtgtgtgcggagtttgcatgttctccccgtgctgcgggggtttcctccgggtactccggtttcctcccccagtccaaagacatgcatggtagactgattggcgtgtctaaagtgtccgtagtgtatgaatgggtgtgtgagtgtgtatgtgattgtgccctgcgatggattggcaccctgtccagggtgtacaccaccttgtgcctgatgttccctgggatagactccaggtccagattattattattattattattattattaatacattgaCACCATAGACACAGCCAAACacctaactaactaattaactaataaAGAATACATctatttctgtgctttttttttttattcaaccccacaaattatcatttcaaaaTTGCTAATGCTTGTAAtggaatcattttatttaaaatatcagtCCGAACAGGATTTTACAGAGggggttttttgtgattgttgcagccagaAATGCTCGAATTGCTGCTGCTTTATTTTTCCCCTTCAAATTCTGCGGTGCAGTTTGCAGcgttttttgtgccttttttttccccttttgccgaaaactacttgaattggcgaaattacaatttctttcgcagtgatgttggttggtaaatgagaccttttagctgtactcatgttcgacgcatggGAATCAAAAGAGGGTGTTGGCGGAACACGCGTTGTGATAGcatcacatgacgcatcttggcccaaatctgcagaacatCTGGGGTcattttagaaaaattgcaagctcctctgaatattgcggcgtttgcttggTTTTGCGTTGATGTCtgcgatcgcgaaatcctggagggactgatattaTGAACATATTTGATTCATCTTTGCTATGGTTATTTAAATACCCAGTGAATTCAGAAGTATGTCGGATCTCTGGGAACAAACACGTGACTTGCAAATTGTCCTGGTTGTTTAACCTGATTCAAGAAATCAGGATTCATTTCATGTTCACGACTGTTCCACTTCTCTAAGATGAGGAAAAAGGCAAAGAGTTTACGGAagcagacaaacagaaagagggAACAAAGGAGGGCGAAGACATGACCAACGGCGGCCAGAACCAACAGGAGGAGGACGACTGGGAAATCCCATACAGTGACGAGGAGCTGGAGGACCCCAAAAACTGGATGCCTCCACCTGAGGAGATCAAGCGCTTGTATGAGCTGCTGGCTAAAGGAGAAATGCTGGAGCTGAAGTGGATCCCTCTGCCTCGCAGACCTCCGACTCCACCACGCACTCCTTCtccagagagagatggagagaactCGGACGAGGACAAAGAGGAGGAGAGCGAGCGCAAGTGGGtgactttattgtttttgtGAAGTGACAGACTGAATGATtcaattattgtgtgtgtgtgtgtgtgtgtgtgtgtgtgtgtgtagcagtggtagtagttaATATTCTGCGCTAGtgaccagaaggttgtgagtttaattGCTAGAGATGCCAGAAAGTTCTccacgtgcttcaggggtttcctctgggtcctACGGTTTccaccccagtccaaagacatgcactgtaagCTGATTGAcctctctaaattgtctgtagtgtgtgtttgcatcctgcgatgggttggtaccccgtccagggtgtcccccgccttgtgccccgagcctcctgggatcggctccaggctccccggcaaccctgtgtaggataaacagtacataaaatggatggaCATTGGAAAAGaacgtttttatttacaaatctttaaaatatttaacagtgCTGAAGTATGTACGTATGTCAGGAAAGTGTATTGCGATACGTTGTGTCACAATGTCAATATTCTATGGTCCTATCTCCCAGCCCTAACTCAAGTGTGAAACATTTCTCTTAACATTGGCGCATATTGCAAGCGGCATTTTTATAACTTCAATCGGCTTTCAGCTGTAATAACGTTAATATTTAAGCTCGCCATCGcctcacatttaaacacagcattAAGTGACAATGAACACTCTTTAGCCAGACGACACGATTCATAACTGAAGACTGTACAGAGTCGTGAGATTctggacacaaggcaggttttGCATTATTCCAGTGCGCACTGTGTGATGATAAACtacaaaatgaataatacaCTGAAGTAAAGGCATACTTAACCACCACTTACAGCTTTTTTGGGATGTTTCGTGTACAGTTAGAATTCAGCTGTTTCTTGCttgaaaatatttgttaaattagGCCACGGTCTGCTAGATGAGACACCCAAGGCATATTGATATTAAGACGGAGGGTTGTTTTCTGATTCTAGGCCTCCCACACCCACGGAGtttgattttgatgaagaacCAACCTCAGTGACTCCCAAGAACGCTTTCCTTGTCCGGCGCAGAACACCAGGTATGAGCTTTACTACAACAAATACGAAATGCACAATATTGTTgtcattaaatgtgtttatggtagttggAGAATTGCTgcggtttaagaggaataaaacactccaggagTCCGCTTTAGGGTGGTAACGGTACCTCGGGCCGCATCACACTACGCACTGCtgagtattttcctataacagcactcctCCCAAGTGTATTATTCCGTAGGAGTTTTGAGTCACAGCACTGTTCTTCCTTATGGATGCTTGTTTGCTCATTACAGCTCTCTAAACCGCCTACTTGATTCTCTACAAGGAAACGATGGAATTGTCTGAAAAGCATCATTCGTAATTACAGTCGCGATTATGAGAGCGTGTGGTTTGGTGATGATGGATCATATCTTGCTTTGCTCTTTTCAGGCTCCTCGGCTCGTTCCACGGTGAAGCGAACAGCTCAGCTCGACAAGGTGCTCTCTGATATGAAGCGCCACCAAAAGCTTGAAGAACAGATCCTCAGGACGGGTCGCGACCTTTTCAAAAGCGAAAAATCCACACAGGAGCGCTCATCTCCCAGCAGTCAGCGGGAAcgagacaaggagagagagagagacagcgaccCCAGCACCATCTTCAGCCCCAGACAGAGGAGATACTGAGTGCATATAGCGGAATGGGGACAAGTTTGGGTCACACCCTTATTTTGGGCCTATGATCCATTTTTAAGAACAGACGATGacttgtttctttgtttattttgaggggtttttttttttttacaatccgGTTTAAACATACTTGTGGATTTGAGTGATTGTGTTGACGTGAAATGTATGAAAGAGATTCCAGGCAAAACATTATTCAGTTGAATAAATGTCTTATGTTGATGATGATCTTTTGATTTGTAGAGTCGACATGTAAATGAGTGAGCTGCTTTCTGTACGCTGACTCAAAAATCCTGACCCATAGAGTGGACCGGGAACCAGTGTAGTTTACTGTGTCAGATCATTTCATGTTTCACTTTAACAGTGGCAGCACAGCAGTTCAATTCAAAtctttacagttacatttttatagcgcttttctagccACTCAAAGTgtattggggggggggcggggtttagggtggggtggggggattgGGAGGTGTGGTCTACTCGaacaccactagtgtgtagcatccacctggatgatgtgacggcagccatagtgcgccagaacgcccaccataCACCAGCTttgagtggagaggagagaagagatgcCAAGTCTGAAAGCCACTGCCCAAGATGCCTCAACTACCTGACTCCATGTCTGGATTGGATTCTGCTGTGCTGCGTCAATAATTTATCTCTATACGCTagcagtcaaaagtttggacaccctagatgtcttttttttttttttacacgttgacataaataaatacgtaataataataataatcagtccctcacaggattttgcgattgcagaaatgaacgcaaaatcaaggaaactctgcaatattctaAGGAGCTGGCAAGTTTTGAAAATTACCGCAtgttttccgcagatttgggccaagacgtgtcgtGTGAGGTCATCACAATGCAATGCACATTCAGGCAAAGCCCTCTTCTATTCACGtttgttgaacatgagtacagcaaaaaaaaaaaaaaaaaaaagtctcatttgccaaaaaacatcactgagaaagacgAAATTTCGTGCAGTTGCAATTTCGCCacttcaagtagttttctgcaaaaaaaaaaaaaagagaaaaaaagatcagcaagttgcattgcaaatttagaagaagctgcagcaaaatcaagcatttttagcagcagcaatcaccaaaaaaaatcctgtacggactgaacaataataataataataataataaggatgcATTTCTggatcaaaatatattttaatataagaaGTTTTTACTTAAATCAAGTAGTAGTTACATAAAATGAAATGGTTTCCCTACATGCCTACAAGTAGATTTCATTTTAGAACCTAGGAGCTCAGGCTATTTGGGAACTTTAAGAGAAGCTTCCTTTATGAAACTTGTTGAGATGAtgattttgatttgtttaacactTTCCTTGTCCAAACCTTTGACTGTAATCGAGTGTAACATACAAACTTCTAATGGTTTCACAGGAAATTAGGGTTGGACATGAACAAACAATTGCGCCCTGTTACCCTCATAACTTTGATGCATGTCAAAACACAGGTGCAGTATATTTCAGTATATTTCAGTGCTACCAATCTATTTACACAACAAGCTACTCATGCAAAGAAGTTCCTTATCATTTTAGCATCAATTGATAGAAGTTCTGTTTTggtgttgggggaaaaaaataataatttgtaagTGAAGAATATATAGTAAAGTTTaggattttcattttattgcatGACTGTGGAAAAACCAGTAACCCGGCACTCCGTTTAATATTATACGCATGGTGGTGTAAGGAAACCTAAAGTAGTATACATGGCTTAAAtctaatatacacacagacagatttTTGGTGTAAAATTAACAGGCAAACTTTTTACATTAACAAATGAACACTGTTTGCTTTTAATATATTACCATTAAATATGTGATATTACTGTACATTATCATTTCACAGTGCATTTTATGGTAAATGCTGGCAGCTGTGGTTGCCAGAGATGTAATGAACAACTTTTCTCTTAAAGTATTGCCgtaccctatatatatatatatatatatatatatatatatatatatatatatatcagcatTTTTCTATGACTACAGCCAttgtactgtaaaatactgGCACAAAACCTGTAAAAAggattttctgtaaataaacagcAATTAGAAACCAGCAAATTACTACAGTGGCATTAAATATGATCAAAACACTATATATACTTAGACCTACTGTAAACGGCTTTTCAAATTTAACTCACCTCAGTGGAAAAACTCGTACAACAGAAATGAGAATAgggttttcttcttttctctaaaTACTATGGTTTATgcacaataaacaaacacagatatCATATGcacattataataaatacaatacagtTCAGCTCTTCTTCTTGGTGCCTCTTAGCAAGTGGTTTCATATAAGACATCTGAATGAGCAGATCAGAAATGTTGAGCAGGTAATTACTGAACAGCACCAATCATGTACAAAATACCACCAGTATGAAAGAAACGAATCAAGAAAACCCTAAACATCGGGTCTCAACAGTCTGCACgaaggagcacacacacacacacacacacacacacaagccatgAGCTAGTGACGGCTTCTTTTtgagttgttttattttattttattaagttgTGGAAGGTGTGTAGAAAAGCATGGTGCAAAGGAACCCGGAGCTGGGATTAAATTCTGCCTGTATCCATGCCCTTACACACCGGGGTTCTATCTTATACTAGACAACAATCCCTGAACATTTTATGCATCTAACACGAATAGTTCAAGAGTAATGACATATGGAACTTTTTAACTTTTTCTGTAACATGCATTTTTACAGGGCCACACCCTTGTTTCAAAGCCTCTACAGTATATCTCAAAAACGAATTCGGATACGAGATATTTTGCACACTGTTTAATGGGAATAGTGACATTATTTCCAGAAAGTATGAAGCAAATCAGACTGCTGGATTTAGAGAAAACAATCAATCATGTTACAATTGCATATATGTACCTAAGAACTTCTGCTATAAACATCAACTACTCATCCCAGGACAATTATTCACAATCTTTCAACACTCTTAATACTGTTTGAACTTACTgctacacctgtatactgtaatgatttataatacataatacataatacataatgatttataataaataatatatatgattatatatatatatatatatatatatatatatatatatatatatatatatatatatatatatatatatatatatatatataatacataatatgtGGCAATATGTTGGTAACACTAGAATTACCAACACCAAAGTTGTGTGTCAGTGACGGCACACATTTAGCAATAACAAAATTGGACTTATTAGCAAGAAACAAATAATTATGGTATTTCCAATTACAGTTCCTAGGCAAAATGGGAATGGGAAAGAGAGtaagcatgattttttttccggGCTTCCCACATGGGGTCACGGCTGCTAGTGCCATGAAGTGGCAGCTTTGCTAGTGGTACTTGGTATGGAAACAAGCACACAGGAAGACTCCACCATTTCCAAAGGACATCAAAC is a window encoding:
- the vps25 gene encoding vacuolar protein-sorting-associated protein 25 codes for the protein MSFEWPWQYNFPPFFTLQPNADTRQKQLAAWCSLALSYCRHRKLYTVDVLEAQENPMFNNKKIERKLSVEAIQVVFEELRKKGNLEWMDKNKTRCLIMWRRPEEWGKLIYQWVSKNGMVNTVFTLYELSNGDDTESEEFHGLEEWMLLRALQALQADGKAEIITMDDGKGVKFF
- the pagr1 gene encoding PAXIP1-associated glutamate-rich protein 1, yielding MQAVEEAESSLSDRVEVMGVREQEDRSTEEDTEKESEEATKAEDTTEDEKDEEKGKEFTEADKQKEGTKEGEDMTNGGQNQQEEDDWEIPYSDEELEDPKNWMPPPEEIKRLYELLAKGEMLELKWIPLPRRPPTPPRTPSPERDGENSDEDKEEESERKPPTPTEFDFDEEPTSVTPKNAFLVRRRTPGSSARSTVKRTAQLDKVLSDMKRHQKLEEQILRTGRDLFKSEKSTQERSSPSSQRERDKERERDSDPSTIFSPRQRRY